A stretch of DNA from Primulina eburnea isolate SZY01 unplaced genomic scaffold, ASM2296580v1 ctg1064_ERROPOS200000, whole genome shotgun sequence:
TAATGCgttcaatatataaattttttaggcGGATTTTCAATCTAATCTCATAAAACccttgaaaattattattttttacgtTCAAGTATTATTTAACATTGCaaaagatataatttttttgtttgtcAAGTTATGAATAAATATTGCAAAATATATGTTAATTTAAATTagcttttatattttatgataaaaatattattttttactataTTTGTGGACCAAGTCGACTCATTTTATGAATCAGATCAATTTGACCATTGCACAGAGAGTGGATACAATACCCACTCAAAAACAAGTTGCATAATGATGCCTATTAGGCTAAGTTTGGTTTGAaggataaaataataaaatgattAAGAAAGAAATGATAAAAAGAATGATTGAAGTagataatgataaaataatattatgtttggtatgattgtTAAGAATGAGAtaattaataatcttttgatgaATTGACAAAATTGCCCGCCCAATATTATGTTTtgtaaacatatttttattattatattaaatattaaaaaataatatacgaCTACGGTAAACAAAACTCAAAAgcgattttcttaaaaaaaattaaattattatcaaGCAAAGGAAATGggtaataaatatataaaaaacattgttttaaaaaatttatggaAGGAAAACGCAAAAGGTATTTTAGGAATAATATGAgtatttaaaataaagattcttAGTCCTTAGGTTGTAGGTGGGTTTAATTGTCCACATTTAGTACAACTTAGTCCTTTGTATACATGATAAAATGAGTTTAGTAACCAAACATGGGCTTAGACTCAAAACCAACTCTTTATCCTACCTTAACCCCCGTACCAAACGTTGCCTAAGTGTATTGTAATCACTTAATTTGCATGATTAATAACTTTCGTAACATgtttttttaatcatataaattgggaaataaatttaattggaaaaaaaaatttatatcatttttattatatttcaaGAAGAAACTGAAGCGAATCTGGCACTGAGTATTATGTTTAGACGTGGGCCCATTATTTGGGCCCATATTTCTGAACTGAAAGGGGCCGTGGGCCCATTTCATACAGAAATTCACGCTATAAATGTTAATTGAGAAATTCACGCTATAAATTTGGATTTAAATCAACTTAAAAGTTAGCTCAACAAATAAGATTGTTCAAATCTCAATCTTAACATGATATCAGATCACATACCTATCTTATGTGTTGGACTGTTCGAAGTTGGGCAACTTGTAAAATTCACGCTATAAATGTTCATTCTTGGACGTGAGAAAGATGTGTGTTAAGATATCTTACATCACTTTgattagaaaaaaaaacaaatactaAAAAACAGATTATTTATTACATATTCATTTAGCAGAACAAAGTCGCCACGGCAATTCCACCTCCCGCTGGGTTCAAAACTTTGGGTTGTTGCAATAATAACTTGCATATGATTGACCTTGCCCTTGATTTGGACCTTTCTTAAAAAAGCCGGAAATAAAGGATCCGATTGGGCTTCCCGGTCCCATGGGCCTACTAATCACGTGAAGTGGTCGATTATATATTTGAAGTAAAGAATGGCCGACGTGGTTAGTACTAAAATCTACCCAATCTCCTCCCAACCAATCAGCTATCAGCTCCCACGTGGGACTACTGCTCTGATCACCACCCTTATCACTGTTGAAAGCCCCCCAGCCGTCGATTTTTTTGGTTTTCAGTCTCCAGCCATcgatttttttgtgttcagtccctgagtacttttttagtaccacatttccatatgaagtgtaccacattttgtatgacatagtaccacaattttgtgggtagggagtgaacccaaaaaaatgttttgattggggatttttcaccaacttctcaaaaaaaaaactcaGAAATTGAAAAGTCCCCAAAAGTATTTAGAAAGTCTCGAAAAGTTATTTTCATGATAGAGTCCATCAAGAGATCACCTCATTTACGCGTAGCTTGTGAGATGTCATCTAGGAAGCCATCTAGACCGACCTCCCAAACGCTCGTAATCTCGTCAATCAGAAAGAGGTGGTCGACCTCCTTGACCGATCTCCCATCATGAACGGGACCGACCTCCATATCATGGTAGCGTGTCGATTGTGATTATCTCGGCCGAGCTCCCGAGTCGAGCTCCACCGGGTCCAGGCTATTGACACGGGCTCGTGCCTAGAAGAGCTGTCACTCAGACATTAATGGGTAACCCACAGAAATAAAGTCCAAAAAAGTATAGTTCGCGAATATTTAATCTAATCTTGTCCTAGATTCTGAGAATCTAGACCTACCAAATcaagattttatttttcttttataaatAACATATTTCATTCATTGTACGTCAGAACAACCTTTCGACCCCTCCTAACATTCTTATTTGTGCTTCCAGATTTCGAAAGTATGATCCGAACTTCTGAATTGAAGATCCGATCTCCCGACTACCATCCCGGATTTTAGCAAGTCAACTTTCATTAAAATACAGTATTCCCAACAAATGCGGTGGCCCTATTATGGCTTCGTTCCTGTCTATTATGTATGAAACAATATATAATGTCAACATCATCGTTCATCCTTTGTTTTCATATTCCAACGTTTTCAACATCTGGCTTCCATTAATGTAGGTTTTTGGAGGTATTTTAATTTATGTAACCCCATCATTTCCGATATTTCTAAATTTTCTCACCAACCCCTCTTCTCGATCTCGATCAAGAAAAagatttgattaaaattttgtgCAAGAACTCGATCATGGCATCAGACTCTTCTGCTCAATACATCCACACGGTAAGCTACTCGTTCTCTTTGTATTTGATGGGATTATGAAGTTCAAAGAAAAAACTAAAATATATATTCAGATTTGCTCTTCTTACAAATTTAAATTTGGTGGATCGGTACTTATTTCTCATGTGGCctttgagatatatatatatatatatatatatatatatatatatatatatatatatatatatatatatatatatatatatttacggCAAAAATGGTACATAGTTTTTTTTGCGTAGAAAATTGATTGGGGTTCAAATTAAGACAGGTACAACACTTGATAGAGAAGTGCATAACTTTCAACATGAGCAAAGAAGAATGCATGGAAGCACTCTCCAAACATGCAAATATCCAGCCAGTCATTACTTCCACAGGTTGAAactttatttttcaaatttacaTATTATTTAAAAGGCAACATCTGGTGAGAACACATTATACGGGCCCGTAAGAAATTAACTTCTTCTAGCAACTACGTCGTATTTGTTatatcacaaatttatttatatttattttgatttttcgaGGTGAAGCTCTACACTTTACAGTAAAACAATATATGAAAGTAGAAGATCTGAATGGCATCAAATGACCATATGTGTTGTTGAAGGAAATCATATATTTAATGCTTGaacaaaataataacaaatatataaaatgtgttttaattaatatattgtaGTGTGGAAGGAGCTAGAGAAAGAGAATAAAGAGTTCTTTGAAGCCTACACCAAGAAAAGAGAGGAAAACACATCTGAAGTAACAGAGACAACTCGGAGACTCCACGACATACTATTGGATTCTTCTGATAAAGAAACAAAAGATGGGGAACGAGTCGATCGAGAACATTAGTACAACGTTGTATTATCATCCTATTCGACCAAATTCTAGATTGTAAATCTTTGAAGAATAATTGAATCCCAACTTTTGATTTTTAGGCTATAAATTTCATATATATTGTCATTtaacttcttctttttttctgtCGTTTGTTTCTACGGATGAAGTTTATGACCGTGATAATGTTCAAAATTTCAAGAatctttttgaatattttaaatatctactaaaaaaataatataatggaTGTTGATAGGAAATTTTGTCACGTCTTCAATTCCTTTTGTTTTTTGAAGTATTTCGACCTAATAGAAAGAGGAGCGCGGCAGAGTGAGAGTTGTGTTAACTGGGTTGGTGAAGCACGTGTGTGTCTTTGCCACATTTAGGGTCTGGTCAAAATTGGCCACATATTATttcgattttattattatacTTAAAATGAAATTATTCAATTCAGTATTTGCATATCtgcaaaataattaataaataaaagtgATCCTTTGAATGAgattattattactattatttttttacgtCAATCCATTTAATGCATCTTTAGGATAATTTTTTGACATCTCATTAACGGATGATAGGAGCAGTGAGGTctcatttttataaatttaaattaaataaaaatgtatataaAATATCATTGTATTCCAGTGAATTTTTCCGCACCTAAATTTGAGGTTGAGATATGTGTGTTTTATGAATATAAAATTGGTTTATTAATCAATTAAGTTTTAATTCTGtcactttattttatttctcgAGTCGtacaattaattaattcattttCTCAGAACTTTTGTTTcctccaatacatatattaAATTATGCGAAGAATACGGATATCAACACAAATTTTTGTACCTTTTTTGTCATATTCACCAACGAATTAGCTCCCTAGAAAGAGCAAATCAGACAAGAAAAAAATTGTTTGAGACGGTCTTGTAGATCGTATTTTGTTagacggatattttatttgggtcatttatgaaaaaatattatttttttatgctaagagtattactttttatgatgaatatcgataggattgacccgtctcacagataaagattcgtgagaccgtctcacaaaaaacatattcaaaagaaaaatatttatattgtaTTACACAAGAAATATAAAGAAAGATACGAAATTGTTTAGTGGTCAAGTGGACGACCTTTTAGATTCAGCAGTTGgcctatgttttttttttaaaaaaaataattctattgtaaaaaatttaaatttaaagagaGTCCCTCCAAGTAATACGAATTATTGGCCaataaaataagaaataaaaattttcgtTGAATTATGTCATATATATCTTCAATCAATCCAATTTGTTGCTGTAAATTTGGTTTTGTATGAAGTATTTTGTGGTGGAAATTATGTTATGTTCTATATCTACACTTATGTATAGTTACTATATTACAAAGGCTGAGTTCAATAGAGTAATTAATTTGTcatagagtgggtctcatgtgagaccgtctcacggaacataatccgtgagacggatcaaccatactcatattcacaataaaaagtaagactcttagcataaaaagtaatactttttcatgggtgacccaaataagagatccgtctcacaaatacgatccgtgaaaccgtctcgcATAAAATTTTGCTTTTGTCATGTCATTTCTCACCCAAAATAACTTTCAATTCTATCCTAACATTCTATATAAacagagattttttttttactagtaCTTTTAACATATCCCATCAATCTTTTTTCACATTTCTATCACTAAAGATTTGGTAAATCAGTTTTTACTTATTTAATAatcaattaaatatataaaaaattatatataaaacaattatttgaaaagtaaacatatattatacataaccaaataaacatatattaaatataacGAGTCCCTCGTTATCGTCGGTGTCACTTCACTAATCGTTGTAATTTTcagcaaaaaataaaaataaaaaaatcacaaaaactTGTACAAGACCGTCTTATGAACCAATTTTGTTAGACGAATTTCTCACTAAACCCGATACATggaacaatattattttttacgtcAAAGTTATTACTATTTTCATAAATATAGATTGTGTCATCTTTTCTTACAAATATAGatttatgagaccgtctcacattaAAATTATTCATAAATAATGTGTGCGTAAACATGCGTATAAAATTAATGTAAGTAAACAAATAATACTGAAAGAatgaaa
This window harbors:
- the LOC140820473 gene encoding uncharacterized protein, producing the protein MASDSSAQYIHTVQHLIEKCITFNMSKEECMEALSKHANIQPVITSTVWKELEKENKEFFEAYTKKREENTSEVTETTRRLHDILLDSSDKETKDGERVDREH